A part of Gossypium hirsutum isolate 1008001.06 chromosome A07, Gossypium_hirsutum_v2.1, whole genome shotgun sequence genomic DNA contains:
- the LOC107926672 gene encoding probable calcium-binding protein CML15 → MVAMHVEQLNQLKDIFTRFDMDSDGSLTILELAALLRSLGLKPTGDQIHVLLANMDSNGNGAVEFEELANAIVPHMNEQVLVNQEQLMEVFHLFDRDGNGYITPAELAGCMAKMGQPLSYRELTEMIREADADGDGVISFNEFSTVMARSALDFLGVRLSM, encoded by the coding sequence ATGGTGGCAATGCATGTGGAGCAACTCAATCAATTAAAGGACATTTTCACGAGGTTCGACATGGATTCCGATGGCAGCCTTACGATTTTGGAGCTGGCGGCGTTGCTCCGGTCGTTAGGACTTAAACCGACGGGGGATCAAATCCATGTTCTATTGGCCAACATGGATTCTAATGGCAATGGTGCAGTGGAGTTTGAAGAATTAGCGAATGCCATTGTACCTCATATGAATGAACAGGTACTTGTAAATCAAGAGCAACTCATGGAGGTATTTCATTTGTTCGATCGTGACGGTAACGGCTACATCACACCGGCGGAATTGGCGGGTTGTATGGCTAAAATGGGGCAACCGTTATCGTACCGAGAGTTAACGGAGATGATCAGAGAGGCTGATGCGGATGGAGATGGTGTGATTAGCTTCAATGAGTTTTCTACAGTAATGGCTAGGTCAGCCCTGGATTTTCTAGGCGTTCGTTTATCTATGTAA
- the LOC107926613 gene encoding calcium sensing receptor, chloroplastic — protein MAVQMAIRVSPTARLSLPPPSPSPPSPSVPSSTISTKPFLKPQQPKPISLSLPTSTAISLLALFSPPHEAKAINLSKEQIISSLNEVEKTIDQVQEASSSALDVAQQIFDVVGKVLKPAIDAGVPIAQKAGEEALKVASPAISEASKKAQEAFQGTGLDTEPVLSAAKTAADAAKQTTKVIEVAKPIASSTVETITSAEPITIVATGGALFVAYLLIPPIWSFISYNLRGYKGDLTPAQALDLISTQNYVMIDIRSEKDKDRAGVPRLPSSAKNRMVAIPLEELPSKLRSLVRNTKKVEAEIAALKISYLKKISKSTNIVIMDSYCDSAKTVARTLASLGFNNCWVVADGFSGRKGWLQSRLGTDSYNFSLVEVLSPSNVFPAAAKRFGTTSTKFLPGAE, from the exons ATGGCAGTGCAGATGGCTATCCGAGTTTCACCCACTGCAAGGCTTTCTCTTCCaccaccatcaccatcaccaccTTCTCCTTCAGTACcatcatccacaatctcaaccAAACCTTTTTTAAAACCCCAACAACCTAAACCCATCTCTCTATCACTCCCAACATCCACAGCTATCTCTTTATTAGCTTTATTTTCACCTCCCCATGAAGCCAAAGCTATCAATCTTAGCAAAGAACAAATTATTTCATCTCTCAATGAA GTGGAGAAAACCATTGATCAAGTTCAAGAAGCCAGTTCAAGTGCCTTGGATGTAGCACAACAGATATTTGATGTTGTCGGAAAAGTTTTGAAACCAGCCATAGATGCTGGGGTACCTATTGCCCAGAAAGCTGGAGAAGAAGCATTGAAAGTGGCTTCTCCAGCTATATCCGAAGCTTCAAAGAAAGCCCAAGAAGCATTTCAAGGCACTGGTCTTGACACTGAACCTGTTCTTAGTGCCGCCAAG ACGGCGGCGGACGCGGCGAAACAAACTACAAAGGTGATTGAAGTAGCCAAGCCTATAGCTTCTTCAACAGTGGAAACCATCACATCAGCAGAGCCAATAACAATTGTAGCAACTGGTGGTGCATTATTTGTTGCATATCTCCTCATTCCTCCCATTTGGTCTTTCATCTCTTATAACCTTCGTGGTTACAAAG gTGATCTTACACCGGCTCAAGCTCTTGATTTAATCTCTACACAAAATTATGTTATGATTGATATTCGGTCGGAGAAGGACAAGGATAGGGCCGGTGTCCCCCGCCTTCCCTCCAGTGCTAAGAACAGGATGGTTGCTATTCC TTTGGAAGAGTTGCCAAGCAAGTTAAGAAGCTTAGTGAGAAATACAAAGAAAGTAGAAGCAGAGATTGCAGCATTGAAGATTTCATATctcaagaaaatcagcaaaagcACAAACATTGTAATCATGGATTC CTACTGTGACTCAGCAAAAACAGTGGCTAGAACATTAGCGAGTCTCGGTTTCAACAACTGTTGGGTTGTTGCCGACGGGTTCTCGGGACGAAAAGGGTGGTTACAGAGTCGACTCGGAACTGATTCATACAACTTTTCGCTGGTGGAGGTCTTGTCGCCGTCTAATGTGTTTCCGGCAGCTGCTAAACGTTTTGGTACGACCAGCACCAAGTTTCTTCCCGGTGCGGAATAA